In Gadus chalcogrammus isolate NIFS_2021 chromosome 23, NIFS_Gcha_1.0, whole genome shotgun sequence, a genomic segment contains:
- the LOC130377179 gene encoding TNFAIP3-interacting protein 3-like, whose amino-acid sequence MDKQLIPDTTNAEQVNHLYPSLPISARLNGEELHGVHRGGVENITPAPARQTNMSSADMSSVQAQLDMLWKQREELISINNKWADQYKVMTQYYKAKVREQQPSAKTSQPTHPLNEEMCQNGVEQNVQEKDVKEETSEEKIMSHTDAEQLRVQNAHLTRRGQHQHQEIRRLNQALQQSLESGFVWGESREDPKDNVWKHQAEVYKEDFLKERKDRERLKGKLMEMEKKYRKTHSELHTLKSKITWAPVLAPPVAMCDCPNRAPPGNNYNTYPHTEPQQIHNHTPRSTS is encoded by the exons GCTGAACGGAGAGGAGTTGCATGGAGTTCACAGAGGGGGTGTGGAAAACATCACACCAGCACCAGCCAGACAA ACCAACATGTCCTCCGCTGATATGAGCTCAGTCCAGGCCCAGTTGGACATGTTGTGGAAGCAGAGAGAAGAG CTTATCTCCATCAATAATAAATGGGCGGATCAGTACAAAGTCATGACACAGTATTACAAAGCAAAG GTCAGGGAGCAACAACCTTCGGCCAAAACCAGCCAGCCAACCCATCCACTAAATGAAGAAATGTGCCAAAACGGAGTGGAACAAAATGTACAAGAGAAAGACGTAAAAGAAGAGACAAGTGAAGAGAAAATAATG AGTCACACAGACGCAGAGCAGCTCAGGGTGCAGAACGCACACTTGACCAGAAGGgggcagcaccagcaccaggagATACGACGTCTTAATCAG GCCTTACAACAATCTCTTGAGAGCGGTTTCGTCTGGGGGGAATCCAGAGAAGATCCAAAAGACAATGTTTGGAAACATCAG GCTGAGGTCTACAAAGAAGACTTTCTGAAGGAGAGAAAGGACAGGGAAAGGCTCAAGGGCAAGCTCATGGAGATGGAGAAAAAGTACAGGAAGACCCACAGCGAGCTCCACACTCTGAAGTCCAAG ATCACATGGGCTCCAGTCCTAGCTCCACCTGTCGCCATGTGTGACTGCCCAAACCGAGCGCCCCCAGGCAACAACTACAACACATATCCTCACACTGAGCCCCAGCAgatccacaaccacacaccccgGTCTACCTCCTGA